Proteins found in one Oncorhynchus mykiss isolate Arlee chromosome 17, USDA_OmykA_1.1, whole genome shotgun sequence genomic segment:
- the LOC110494928 gene encoding zinc finger protein 189: protein MLTSLLTSSTMSSLSYSLPAKEEEVCWTEKDVLVKEEKEEEAVTVKQEVEGEAVTVKEEVEGEAVTVKEEEKDVKEEEAFRVKEEDAVCGMKEEEEGEITVPLEETGDLINTRERPDSEKPETSKPARRHHCSHCGMIFNQLRCLKRHERIHTGEKPFQCFQCGKCFSLLASMKRHERTHTGEKPHHCSQCGKSFFSSGCLKRHEMIHTGEKPYHCSQCGKSFNRKEYLKEHERIHTGEKRDKPFQCSKCGNNFSLLASLKIHDRIHTGEKPHHCSQCGKSFKLKGQLKQHEIIHTGEKPYHCSQCEKSFSWLGHMRRHKRVHTGDKDVGC from the exons atgctaactagcttgcTAACATCCTCGACCATGAGCTCACTAAGCTACTCCCTCCCtgctaaagaagaggaggtctgctggacaGAGAAAGATGTTCtcgtgaaagaggagaaggaagaggaggctgttacagttaaacaagaagtagagggtgaggctgttacagtgaaagaagaagtagagggtgaggctgttacagtgaaagaagaggagaaagacgTGAAAGAGGAAGAAGCTTttagagtgaaggaggaggatgcagtttgtggaatgaaggaggaggaggagggggagattacTGTCCCATTGGAGGAGACTGGAGATctgattaacacta gagaaagaccagactcGGAGAAACCAGAgacgtccaaaccagcaagacgacaccactgctcccactgtggaatgATTTTTAACCAGTTAAGGTgtctgaaacgacatgagagaatacacacaggggagaagcctttccaatgcttccagtgtggaaagtgtttttcCTTGTTAGCGAGCATGAAAagacatgagaggacacacacaggagagaagcctcatCACTGCTctcaatgtggaaagagttttttCTCATCAGGGTGCCTGAAAAGACATGAGATgatacacacaggggaaaaaccttatcactgctcccagtgtggaaagagttttaaccggAAAGAATACCTGAAagagcatgagagaatacacacaggagagaagcgaGATAAACCTTTCCAATGCTCTAAGTGTGGAAATAATTTTTCCTTGTTAGCgagcctgaaaatacatgatagaatacacacaggggagaagcctcatcattgctcccagtgtggaaagagttttaagcTGAAAGGACAATTGAAACAGCATGAgataatacacacaggggagaagccgtaccactgctcccaatgtgaaAAGAGTTTTTCCTGGTTGGGTCACATGAGAAGACATAAGAGAGTACACACAGGAGATAAGGATGTAGGCTGCTGA
- the LOC110495090 gene encoding zinc finger protein 239-like isoform X1 — protein MSSLSYSLPAKEEGDCWTEKDAPVKEEKEEEDVTVKQEVEDEAVTVKQEVEGEAVTVKEEEKDVKEEEVTVKEEEESLRVKEEDAVFGMEEEEGEITVTLEEEGKTGDLINTRERPDSEEPETSKPAKQHNCSHCGKGFNHVRDLKRHERIHTGEKPFQCSQCGKSFSLLASLKRHERTHTGEKPHHCSQCGKSFTQLGHLKVHERIHTGEKPYHCSQCGKSFNRKESLKEHERIHTVQKQEKPYHCSHCVKGFNQLGDLKMHERIHTGDKSFQCFQCGKSFSASGCLKRHERTHTGGKPHHCSQCGKSFNRNEHLKEHERIHTGDKPYHCSQCKKSFAWLGHMRRHERIHTGDKDVGC, from the exons ATGAGCTCACTAAGCTACTCCCTCCCTGCTAAAGAAGAGGGGgactgctggacggagaaagacgCTCccgtgaaagaggagaaggaagaggaggatgtcacagttaaacaagaagtagaggatgaggcTGTTACAGTTAAACAAGAAGTAGAGGgcgaggctgttacagtgaaagaagaggagaaagacgTGAAAGAGGAAGaagttacagtgaaagaagaggaagaatctttaagagtgaaagaggaggatgcagtttttggaatggaggaggaggagggggagataacTGTCACgttggaggaggaagggaagactGGAGATCTGATTAACACGA gagaaagaccagactcagaggaaccagagaCGTCCAAACCGGCAAAACAACACAActgttcccactgtggaaagggttttaaccATGTAAGGGacctgaaacgacatgagagaatacacacaggggagaagcctttccaatgctcccagtgtggaaaaagTTTTTCCTTGTTAGCGAgcctgaaacgacatgagaggacacacacaggagagaagcctcatcactgctcccagtgtggaaagagttttacccagttAGGACACCTGAAAGTGCACGAGaggatacacacaggggagaagccctaccactgctcccaatgtggaaagagttttaaccggAAAGAATCCCTGAAAGAGCATGAAAGAATACACACAGTGCAGAAGCAAGAGAAGCCgtaccactgctcccactgtgtAAAGGGTTTTAACCAGTTAGGGGACCTGAAaatgcatgagagaatacacacaggcgATAAATCTTTCCAATGCttccagtgtggaaagagtttttccGCATCAGGGTgcctgaaaagacatgagagaacacacacagggggaaaacctcatcactgctcccagtgtggaaagagttttaaccggAACGAACACCTGAAagagcatgagagaatacacacaggagacaagccctaccactgctcccaatgtaaAAAGAGTTTTGCCTGGTTAGGACACATGAgaagacatgagagaatacacacaggagataaggatgtaggctgctga
- the LOC110495090 gene encoding cilia- and flagella-associated protein 251-like isoform X2, giving the protein MSSLSYSLPAKEEGDCWTEKDAPVKEEKEEEDVTVKQEVEDEAVTVKQEVEGEAVTVKEEEKDVKEEEVTVKEEEESLRVKEEDAVFGMEEEEGEITVTLEEEGKTGDLINTSQRRAVIGYISYYFVMPQALQCLRPLCHSGGPMDHFGPEYMATILPLKGHFFYG; this is encoded by the exons ATGAGCTCACTAAGCTACTCCCTCCCTGCTAAAGAAGAGGGGgactgctggacggagaaagacgCTCccgtgaaagaggagaaggaagaggaggatgtcacagttaaacaagaagtagaggatgaggcTGTTACAGTTAAACAAGAAGTAGAGGgcgaggctgttacagtgaaagaagaggagaaagacgTGAAAGAGGAAGaagttacagtgaaagaagaggaagaatctttaagagtgaaagaggaggatgcagtttttggaatggaggaggaggagggggagataacTGTCACgttggaggaggaagggaagactGGAGATCTGATTAACACGA GTCAAAgaagggctgtgattggttacatTTCCTACTATTTTG tgatgcctcaagcactgcagtgccttagaccgctgtgccactcgggaggccccatggATCATTTTGGACCTGAATACATGGCAACAATCCTTCCCCTCAAAGGACACTTCTTCTATGGATGA